In one Leishmania braziliensis MHOM/BR/75/M2904 complete genome, chromosome 32 genomic region, the following are encoded:
- a CDS encoding putative enolase, with translation MSGSVSWQRYDNEFNVSGILTEAARACVSTYPVDVKDFFFRYFREAAQGTSVKAIYHNEVLSAAGETAVTFTVELCAGPEISVVTGDLLSCVTSDRDGENHASLAAAEESTGDEDNGYSVIQTTCAAVVSKLLQLGYVEPQREWDSTLGAALSASPVAIGASSIQWALSIMASLVAAKQRRVPLHLYVAALVDDSRSGEPIVGGAHLTPGRAGLSAVSKELVDSSASSRQYPVPQLLVTFLVSSAQGDAPDAVTGVRFSHVYVALDVLTASVDGAYEAERLKPVSGTVLRRRMRRVRKAAHLFLQSHPTSSSVCASGALHWDGAANLADVVKAVTEALSAAQLKVGTEVCVGLSMDASTTRVPEVAAADGGTIKDTAGDCTVLYNLFGDGEPPVTGDQVSEYVKEQLRAVDPDIVQFLEDTHAMEDRAARQRLQMALQDSIVLSDVVASKPEWRTATSSPPDALLVPPYDGAFPNIVINPCDYGTISGVVKCMCAAGADSRRAVTVLVDTAAGDAQTAAHLVDVAIACGASYVLDSAGIFSAHVAAVVSQLASRTDELTLKNMAAPRLPAQRFNRCDWPPLPTVEVAPIRRKGDKRKKDAGKASTKRK, from the coding sequence ATGTCGGGCTCCGTATCATGGCAGCGCTACGACAACGAGTTCAACGTCTCTGGCATTCTTACGGAGGCGGCGCGGGCGTGTGTATCGACTTACCCAGTCGACGTGAAAGACTTCTTCTTCCGCTACTTCCGTGAGGCGGCCCAGGGGACATCTGTGAAGGCAATTTATCATAACGAAGTGCTCAGCGCAGCTGGGGAAACAGCCGTTACCTTCACAGTGGAGCTATGCGCGGGACCTGAGATTTCTGTAGTCACCGGGGACCTTCTTTCATGTGTTACTAGCGACAGAGACGGGGAGAACCACGCTTccttggcagcggcggaagAGTCCACGGGCGACGAGGACAACGGCTACTCTGTGATTCAAACCacgtgtgctgcggtggtgtcAAAACTGCTTCAGCTTGGTTACGTAGAGCCGCAACGTGAGTGGGACTCAACTCTAGGCGCCGCGCTATCTGCGTCCCCAGTCGCCATAGGCGCCTCCTCGATTCAATGGGCACTGAGCATCATGGCGTCTTTGGTAGCCGCTaagcagcggcgcgtgcCACTGCACCTCTACGTTGCTGCGCTGGTCGACGATAGCCGCAGTGGCGAACCCATCGTTGGCGGCGCGCACTTGACCCCCGGGCGAGCTGGTCTATCAGCAGTTTCAAAGGAGCTAGTTGACTCAAGCGCGTCGTCGAGACAGTACCCTGTACCGCAGTTGTTGGTGACTTTCTTAGTTAGCAGCGCTCAAGGAGACGCGCCGGACGCGGTGACTGGCGTGCGGTTCTCTCACGTGTATGTTGCTTTGGATGTGCTGACCGCGTCTGTGGACGGCGCGTACGAGGCTGAGAGGTTGAAACCCGTCAGCGGCACTGTGCTGCGGAGGCGCATGAGGAGGGTGCGCAAGGCCGCTCATCTTTTTCTGCAGTCCCATCCAACCTCTTCGAGCGTTTGTGCGAGCGGGGCACTACACTGGGACGGCGCCGCAAACTTAGCAGACGTGGTAAAAGCGGTGACTGAGGCGCTGTCTGCAGCTCAGCTGAAAGTCGGCACGGAGGTGTGCGTAGGTCTGTCGATGGACGCGTCCACGACGCGTGTGCCCGAAGTCGCCGCGGCGGATGGTGGGACAATCAAGGACACCGCTGGAGACTGCACGGTGCTCTACAACCTCTTCGGAGATGGCGAGCCGCCGGTGACGGGTGATCAGGTCAGCGAGTACGTTAAAGAGCAGCTGAGAGCGGTGGATCCGGACATTGTGCAGTTTCTTGAGGATACGCACGCTATGGAGGACCGTGCCGCTCGCCAGCGACTGCAGATGGCCCTGCAGGACTCCATCGTCTTGAGTGACGTGGTCGCTTCAAAGCCAGAGTGGAGGACGGCAACATCGAGTCCTCCTGACGCGCTACTCGTGCCGCCCTATGACGGCGCGTTCCCGAACATTGTGATCAACCCCTGCGACTATGGCACCATAAGCGGTGTTGTCAAGTGCATGTGTGCTGCTGGGGCAGACTCGCGCCGGGCAGTGACTGTTTTAGTCGACACCGCTGCCGGGGATGCGCAGACGGCGGCTCACCTCGTTGACGTGGCGATTGCCTGCGGTGCGTCCTATGTGCTTGACAGCGCTGGCATCTTCAGTGCACACGTAGCTGCAGTGGTCAGCCAACTGGCGTCTCGGACGGATGAGTTGACGCTTAAGAACATGGCGGCACCGCGGCTGCCTGCACAGCGTTTTAACCGCTGCGACTGGCCGCCCCTGCCCACCGTGGAGGTCGCGCCGATCCGCCGGAAAGGCgacaagaggaaaaaggacGCTGGCAAGGCGAGCACCAAACGAAAGTGA
- a CDS encoding putative kinetoplast-associated protein p18-2: protein MLCRSQVLLRVSPFALYLHEFSKSSSAKRTKGICAAAAKMYRRLSPAEKRALVQRAEVTTFPSQVAYRRMFKREMKNLQDMPLSKRHKHIKVKWASMKKSLTRTAPKTVPSAKRKVKRVSKTARKTAKGPRK, encoded by the coding sequence ATGCTCTGCCGTAGCCAGGTTCTTCTGCGTGTGAGCCCGTTTGCGCTCTACTTGCATGAGTTTAGCAAGAGTAGTAGTGCGAAGCGGACGAAGGGCAtatgcgcagcggcggcgaagatGTACCGGAGGCTCTCCCCGGCTGAGAAGCGTGCGCTGGTGCAGAGGGCTGAAGTGACAACATTTCCGTCACAGGTGGCGTATCGGCGCATGTTTAAGCGGGAGATGAAGAACCTGCAGGACATGCCTTTGTCGAAGCGCCATAAGCATATCAAGGTGAAGTGGGCCTCTATGAAGAAATCCCTCACGAGAACGGCGCCCAAGACGGTGCCGAGCGCCAAGAGAAAGGTTAAGAGAGTCAGCAAGACGGCCAGAAAGACCGCGAAGGGGCCGAGAAAGTAA
- a CDS encoding putative kinetoplast DNA-associated protein, giving the protein MLRRSFTLRRVSPFSLFQKHLGKTGVLKGLKNPLKKSSELYRRLSTPERKMFEERARRVTYPALDAYNRFQKQYASRFVHLPMKQRQRKVAQVWAELKMSGKLKIPNVAARKIKAAAKKKAAKKKTNRSISTPSKVADKKSLK; this is encoded by the coding sequence ATGCTACGCCGTAGCTTCACGCTTCGTCGGGTGAGCCCCTTCTCACTCTTCCAGAAGCACTTGGGTAAGACTGGTGTATTGAAGGGCCTCAAGAACCCTTTAAAGAAATCATCGGAGCTGTACCGGAGGCTCTCTACGCCGGAGCGGAAGATGTTcgaggagcgcgcgcgccgagTGACATACCCTGCCCTTGACGCGTACAACCGCTTTCAGAAGCAGTACGCGTCCCGCTTCGTGCACTTGCCCAtgaagcagcgccagcgcaagGTGGCCCAGGTGTGGGCGGAGTTGAAGATGAGCGGGAAGTTGAAGATCCCCAATGTCGCTGCGCGCAAGatcaaggcggcggcgaagaagaaggcggcgaagaagaagacgaaTCGGTCGATCTCGACACCCTCAAAGGTGGCTGACAAGAAGTCTTTGAAGTAG